GAAGGAATTCTAAAATATTATACAGGAATAGTAATCCGCAGTCGTTTCAAGCTCGATAAAACTTTTCTCAATGCCGGATCGCACCTGAAGTTTATCGCAAGAGTTGGTGCAGGTCTAGAAAATATAGATGTTAATTATGCCGAAAAACTTGGAATAAACCTTATTGCGGCACCCGAAGGCAACAGAAATGCCGTTGGCGAACAGGCTTTGGGAATGCTGCTTTCTCTGTTTAACAACCTCAACAGGGCAGATAAGGAAGTTAGAAACGGTATCTGGATACGAGAAGGAAACAGAGGTGTGGAACTTCGGGGTAAAACCGTTGGAATTATCGGTTATGGCAATATGGGCAATGCTTTCTCAAGGGTACTTGCAGGTATGGGTGTTGAAGTAATTTTCCACGATATTCTTCCCAATCTAAGCAACGAAAATGCCAGACAGGCAGAACTCGAAGAGCTATTCGAAAAAACAGATGTTTTAAGCATCCACACTCCACTTACCGAGTTAACAAAAAACATGGTAAACTCCGAATTCCTATCAAAGTTCAAAAAGAATATTTACTTCATCAATACCGCCCGCGGCCCGATTACGGTTACCACAGACCTTGTTGATGCAATGAAAAGAGAAAAAGTACTGGGAGCCTGTTTAGACGTTTTGGAATATGAAAAAACATCATTTGAAAACCTGTTTTCTGAAAACCACCTCCCTGAGGCATTCGAATATCTGATAAATTCGGATAAAGTGATATTAAGCCCTCATATTGCAGGATGGACTCACGAATCAAATCTTAAAATGGCAAAGACGATAGTGGATAAGGTTGAAAATTTACTCAAATAACACCTCTGCGTTACACTGCGAAAA
The Bacteroidota bacterium genome window above contains:
- a CDS encoding 2-hydroxyacid dehydrogenase, which encodes MKVLFIDTTHHSLAKGLKKLGFETELNNTSPKQEIEGILKYYTGIVIRSRFKLDKTFLNAGSHLKFIARVGAGLENIDVNYAEKLGINLIAAPEGNRNAVGEQALGMLLSLFNNLNRADKEVRNGIWIREGNRGVELRGKTVGIIGYGNMGNAFSRVLAGMGVEVIFHDILPNLSNENARQAELEELFEKTDVLSIHTPLTELTKNMVNSEFLSKFKKNIYFINTARGPITVTTDLVDAMKREKVLGACLDVLEYEKTSFENLFSENHLPEAFEYLINSDKVILSPHIAGWTHESNLKMAKTIVDKVENLLK